One window from the genome of Acuticoccus sp. I52.16.1 encodes:
- a CDS encoding sulfite exporter TauE/SafE family protein — translation MTIFLVLSTIFVGSVMKGAIGIGLPLLATPVLSIYLGVPAAVAIVSIPIVATNARQVVKFRADVFRQRYLAAFLVAGGVGVVLGTTVLVSAPVALLQIGLGGAVLAYLAIQLLMPPLVITPAQSRVLGGPVGLLTGLLQGAVGISSVVSITFLQALRLERAAFVGSISSMFLMFSTIQIAALVVEGTMTREYAALGALSLLAAGAGMWLGDKFASRMTATLFRRVVFAMLGLLSAMLVIGGVAAL, via the coding sequence ATGACGATCTTCCTCGTCCTCAGCACGATCTTCGTCGGCTCGGTCATGAAGGGGGCGATCGGCATCGGTCTGCCGCTGCTGGCGACGCCGGTGCTGTCGATCTACCTCGGCGTGCCGGCGGCGGTGGCCATCGTGTCGATCCCGATCGTCGCGACCAACGCCCGGCAGGTGGTGAAATTCCGGGCCGACGTGTTTCGTCAGCGCTACCTCGCGGCCTTCCTCGTCGCCGGGGGTGTCGGCGTGGTCCTCGGCACCACGGTCCTCGTCAGCGCGCCGGTGGCGCTGCTGCAGATCGGGCTGGGCGGCGCGGTGCTGGCCTACCTCGCGATCCAGCTCCTCATGCCGCCGCTCGTCATCACACCGGCGCAGAGCCGCGTTCTGGGCGGCCCCGTGGGCCTCCTCACCGGGTTGTTGCAGGGGGCGGTCGGCATCTCCAGCGTGGTCAGCATCACCTTCCTGCAGGCGCTGCGGCTGGAACGGGCGGCCTTCGTCGGCTCCATCTCCTCGATGTTCCTGATGTTCTCGACCATCCAGATCGCGGCGCTGGTGGTGGAGGGGACGATGACGCGCGAATATGCCGCCCTCGGCGCGCTCTCGCTGCTGGCGGCCGGGGCGGGGATGTGGCTGGGCGACAAGTTCGCCTCCCGCATGACGGCGACGCTCTTCCGCCGCGTCGTCTTTGCGATGCTCGGCCTCCTGTCGGCGATGCTCGTCATCGGCGGTGTCGCCGCCCTCTGA
- a CDS encoding 3-hydroxyacyl-CoA dehydrogenase, producing MKVAIVGAGLIGRAWAMVFARGGWDVAVYDLVDGAADACVAECAHGLATLAEHGLCDDPEAALGRLVAVATLGEALEGAAYVQESGPERLEVKLDLFAELDRLAGADTILASSTSALQCSLFTEALPGRARCLVAHPVNPPHLAPVVELSGAPWTDEAVVAKTRAMFEALGQKPITVKKEVDGFILNRLQAALVTEAFRLVGEGYVSPEDLDKTITDGLGLRWSFIGPFQVGELNAPAGLADYIERYSPFFRRVAETSDPDAALGVDNLARCVEAWGSAPSVERVAEMSRWRDKRLAALAAHKKSQE from the coding sequence ATGAAGGTCGCGATCGTCGGCGCAGGGCTCATCGGACGGGCCTGGGCGATGGTGTTTGCGCGGGGCGGCTGGGACGTCGCCGTTTACGACCTGGTGGACGGCGCCGCCGACGCCTGCGTCGCCGAGTGTGCCCACGGCCTCGCCACCCTCGCCGAACACGGGCTGTGCGACGACCCGGAGGCCGCGCTCGGCCGCCTCGTCGCCGTCGCCACCCTGGGCGAGGCGCTGGAGGGCGCGGCCTACGTGCAGGAGAGCGGCCCGGAGCGGCTGGAGGTCAAGCTCGACCTCTTCGCCGAACTCGACCGGCTGGCCGGCGCCGACACCATCCTCGCCTCGTCCACCTCCGCGCTGCAATGCTCGCTCTTCACCGAGGCGCTGCCGGGCCGTGCGCGCTGCCTCGTCGCGCATCCGGTGAACCCACCCCACCTCGCCCCGGTGGTGGAGCTGTCGGGCGCGCCGTGGACGGACGAGGCGGTGGTCGCCAAGACACGCGCCATGTTCGAGGCGCTGGGGCAGAAGCCGATCACCGTGAAGAAGGAGGTGGACGGCTTCATCCTCAACCGCCTGCAGGCCGCCCTCGTGACCGAGGCCTTCAGGCTCGTCGGCGAGGGGTATGTCAGCCCCGAGGATCTCGACAAGACGATCACCGACGGGCTGGGCCTGCGGTGGTCCTTCATCGGCCCCTTCCAGGTCGGCGAGTTGAACGCCCCTGCGGGCCTCGCCGACTATATCGAGCGCTACAGCCCGTTCTTCCGCCGCGTCGCCGAGACGAGCGACCCGGACGCCGCGCTCGGCGTCGACAATCTCGCCCGCTGTGTCGAAGCGTGGGGGTCGGCGCCCTCGGTCGAGCGGGTCGCCGAGATGAGCCGCTGGCGCGACAAGCGCCTCGCCGCGCTGGCGGCCCACAAGAAATCGCAAGAGTAG
- a CDS encoding GntR family transcriptional regulator, translating into MTEVAVVDRNSPACRKVTLGTQVYEALSNRLVGGELAPGEKISLRHIADGLGTSVMPVREAVSRLVADGALEVSPNKAVSVPVMTRDMFCELTTVRVAIEGFAAEQAAFNHRAGDLATLSAHDAAFRHECSVDHPDRVAALSANRDFHFALYAAADLPTLLPIITGLWLKIGPVLNLDLRLSTQRLAIGGAEAQHARCIEAVRRRDGAAARAAIAKDIETTAALIASTGRLAP; encoded by the coding sequence ATGACCGAGGTCGCCGTCGTCGATCGCAACTCCCCGGCCTGTCGCAAAGTCACCCTCGGCACGCAGGTCTACGAGGCGCTGTCGAACCGGCTGGTCGGCGGAGAGCTGGCGCCGGGCGAGAAGATCTCGCTGCGCCACATCGCCGACGGGCTCGGCACCTCCGTCATGCCGGTGCGCGAGGCGGTCTCGCGCCTCGTCGCCGACGGCGCGCTGGAGGTCTCGCCCAACAAGGCGGTCTCGGTCCCGGTGATGACGCGCGACATGTTCTGCGAGCTGACCACCGTGCGCGTCGCGATCGAGGGGTTCGCCGCCGAGCAGGCGGCCTTCAACCACCGCGCCGGCGACCTCGCCACGCTGAGCGCGCACGACGCCGCCTTCCGCCACGAATGCAGCGTCGACCATCCCGACCGGGTGGCCGCGTTGAGCGCCAACCGCGACTTCCACTTCGCGCTCTACGCGGCGGCGGACCTGCCGACCTTGCTGCCGATCATCACCGGGCTGTGGCTGAAGATCGGCCCGGTCCTCAACCTCGACCTGCGCCTTTCCACGCAGCGGCTCGCCATCGGCGGTGCGGAGGCGCAGCACGCCCGCTGTATCGAGGCGGTGCGCCGGCGCGACGGCGCTGCGGCCCGCGCCGCGATCGCCAAGGATATCGAGACGACGGCGGCGCTGATCGCCTCGACCGGGCGGCTCGCCCCCTGA
- a CDS encoding 3-keto-5-aminohexanoate cleavage protein, translating into MANKVIITCAVTGSIHTPSMSPHLPITPEEIADAAVGAAEAGAAVVHLHARHPETGLPDQSPEAFGKFLPVIKQRSNCVINITTGGAPTMSVEERMRPAEVFKPEVASLNMGSMNFGLFPMLNRFKEFKHDWEQPYLEGSRDRIFKNTFGDIEHILTACAENGTRFEIECYDIGHLYTLAHFVERGLVKPPFFVQSVFGILGGIGGHPEDVAHMKRTADRLFGSDYRWSVLGAGRNQMRIAAIAAAMGGNVRVGLEDNLWAGKGRLATSNAEQVTIARGILEGLGLEIATPDEAREILQLKGGDRVEF; encoded by the coding sequence ATGGCCAACAAGGTCATCATCACCTGCGCCGTCACCGGGTCGATCCACACCCCGTCGATGTCGCCTCACCTGCCGATCACGCCCGAGGAGATCGCCGATGCGGCCGTCGGCGCGGCGGAGGCCGGCGCGGCGGTCGTGCACCTTCACGCGCGTCACCCCGAGACCGGCCTGCCGGACCAGTCGCCCGAGGCGTTCGGCAAGTTCCTGCCGGTGATCAAGCAGCGCTCCAACTGCGTCATCAACATCACCACCGGCGGCGCGCCGACGATGTCGGTCGAGGAGCGGATGCGCCCGGCGGAGGTCTTCAAGCCAGAGGTCGCCTCGCTGAACATGGGGTCGATGAACTTCGGCCTCTTCCCGATGCTGAACCGCTTCAAGGAGTTCAAGCACGACTGGGAGCAGCCTTACCTGGAAGGCTCCAGGGACCGGATTTTCAAGAATACCTTCGGCGACATCGAGCACATTCTCACCGCCTGCGCCGAAAACGGCACCCGGTTCGAGATCGAGTGCTACGACATCGGCCATCTCTACACCCTCGCCCACTTCGTCGAGCGCGGCCTCGTCAAGCCGCCGTTCTTCGTGCAGTCGGTGTTCGGCATCCTGGGCGGCATCGGCGGGCATCCGGAGGACGTGGCGCACATGAAGCGCACCGCCGACCGCCTGTTCGGCTCGGACTATCGCTGGTCGGTGCTGGGCGCGGGACGCAACCAGATGCGCATCGCGGCGATCGCGGCGGCGATGGGCGGCAACGTGCGGGTGGGCCTGGAAGACAACCTGTGGGCCGGAAAGGGCCGCCTCGCCACCTCCAACGCCGAGCAGGTGACGATCGCCCGCGGCATCCTGGAAGGCCTGGGGCTGGAGATCGCGACGCCCGACGAGGCGCGCGAGATCCTGCAGCTCAAGGGCGGCGACCGCGTCGAGTTCTAG
- a CDS encoding manganese/iron ABC transporter ATP-binding protein, producing the protein MAGGPAEATADEAGIVARDVTVTYRNGHTALTHATFEVPRGSIAALVGVNGAGKSTLFKSIMGFVPAAQGEIRLLGRTVRDALRLNLVAYVPQSEEVDWSFPVLVEDVVMMGRYGKMGFLRRPSRADHAAVATALDRVNMADFRHRQIGELSGGQRKRVFLARALAQDGQVILLDEPFTGVDVKTEDQIVALLRELRAEGRVMLVSTHNLGSVPEFCDRTVFVKGTVLAYGPTETTFTRENLERAFGGVLRHFTLSGQMLHDDDDPREISIITDDERPVVHYGDCAQRANPEEGA; encoded by the coding sequence ATGGCCGGCGGTCCGGCGGAGGCGACGGCCGACGAAGCCGGCATCGTCGCGCGCGACGTCACCGTCACCTACCGCAACGGCCACACCGCGCTGACCCACGCGACCTTCGAGGTGCCGCGCGGCAGCATCGCCGCGCTGGTAGGGGTGAACGGCGCCGGCAAGTCGACCCTCTTCAAGTCCATCATGGGGTTCGTCCCCGCCGCCCAAGGCGAGATCCGCCTCCTGGGCCGCACCGTGCGCGACGCGCTGCGCCTCAACCTCGTCGCCTACGTCCCGCAGTCCGAGGAGGTCGACTGGTCGTTCCCGGTGCTGGTCGAGGACGTCGTCATGATGGGGCGCTACGGCAAGATGGGCTTCCTGCGCCGCCCGTCGCGGGCCGACCACGCGGCCGTCGCCACCGCGCTCGACCGCGTCAACATGGCCGACTTCCGCCACCGGCAGATCGGCGAGCTGTCCGGCGGGCAGCGCAAGCGCGTCTTCCTCGCCCGCGCCCTCGCCCAGGACGGCCAGGTGATCCTGCTCGACGAGCCGTTCACCGGCGTCGACGTGAAGACCGAGGACCAGATCGTCGCCCTCCTGCGCGAGCTGCGCGCCGAGGGCCGGGTGATGCTGGTCTCCACCCACAACCTCGGCTCCGTGCCCGAGTTCTGCGACCGGACCGTCTTCGTCAAAGGCACCGTCCTCGCCTACGGGCCGACCGAGACGACCTTCACCCGCGAGAACCTGGAGCGCGCGTTCGGCGGCGTCCTGCGGCACTTCACCCTGTCCGGCCAGATGCTGCACGACGACGACGACCCGCGCGAGATCTCCATCATCACCGACGACGAGCGCCCCGTGGTCCACTACGGCGACTGCGCCCAGCGCGCCAACCCGGAGGAGGGCGCCTGA
- a CDS encoding tripartite tricarboxylate transporter permease: MTFVDNLSLGFQTALTPEALLFCFAGVTLGTLVGVLPGIGALATISMCLPLTFYLDPTVALIMLAGIFYGAQYGSSTAAILLNIPGTATAAATCLDGHPMARNGRAGVALFMTSIASFVGGSFAIALLILFAPMLANVAVRFTSAEYFAIMLLGLVAASTLSVGSPIKGLAMVFVGIAVGLAGMDVNTGTLRFAFGSYRFADGFSLVAVAMGIFGISEIIKNLAHNDAPRIERKAITFRSLVPTRADWRASWGPMGRSSVLGSAVGILPGAGPSIAAFMAYAMERKLSRHPEKFGTGTVEGVVAPEAANNASVQAAFIPTLSLGIPGDAVMAVLIGALMIHGIAPGPLLVVEHPEMFWGLVASFWVGNVLLLVLNIPFIGLWVRVLTIPYRVLYPAMLFFICVGVYSVNNSVFDVYVAMGFGVIGYLLMLYNFPIAPLLLGYILGPLMEQHLRRTLLISRGDILVFLERPVSAALIGLTLAILVWMAVSQARKHSAKRAMLTRPNG; encoded by the coding sequence GTGACGTTCGTCGACAACCTGTCCCTGGGCTTTCAGACGGCCCTCACGCCCGAGGCTCTGCTCTTCTGTTTCGCGGGCGTCACGCTGGGCACCCTCGTCGGCGTCCTGCCGGGGATCGGCGCCCTGGCGACGATCTCGATGTGCCTGCCGCTGACGTTCTATCTCGACCCGACCGTCGCGCTCATCATGCTGGCCGGGATCTTCTACGGTGCGCAGTACGGCAGTTCGACGGCCGCCATCCTGTTGAACATCCCCGGGACGGCGACGGCCGCCGCGACCTGTCTCGACGGGCATCCGATGGCGCGCAACGGCCGCGCGGGTGTCGCGCTGTTCATGACCTCCATCGCCTCCTTCGTCGGCGGTTCGTTCGCGATCGCCCTGCTCATCCTGTTCGCGCCGATGCTGGCGAACGTCGCCGTGCGGTTCACTTCGGCGGAGTATTTCGCGATCATGCTGCTGGGGCTGGTCGCCGCGTCGACTTTGTCGGTCGGCTCGCCGATCAAGGGGCTGGCGATGGTGTTCGTCGGCATCGCCGTCGGTCTCGCGGGGATGGACGTCAACACCGGCACGCTGCGCTTCGCGTTCGGCTCCTACCGGTTCGCCGACGGCTTCAGCCTCGTCGCGGTCGCCATGGGGATCTTCGGCATTTCCGAGATCATCAAGAACCTCGCCCACAACGACGCCCCGCGCATCGAGCGCAAGGCGATCACCTTCCGCTCGCTCGTCCCGACACGGGCGGACTGGCGCGCGTCCTGGGGGCCCATGGGGCGGTCCTCCGTCCTCGGGTCGGCGGTCGGTATCCTGCCGGGGGCGGGGCCGAGCATCGCCGCCTTCATGGCCTACGCGATGGAGCGCAAGCTCTCGCGTCACCCGGAGAAGTTCGGCACCGGCACAGTGGAGGGCGTCGTGGCGCCGGAAGCGGCCAACAACGCCTCGGTGCAGGCCGCGTTCATCCCCACCCTCAGCCTCGGCATTCCGGGGGACGCCGTGATGGCCGTGCTGATCGGCGCGCTGATGATCCACGGCATTGCGCCGGGGCCGCTGCTCGTCGTGGAGCATCCGGAGATGTTCTGGGGGCTGGTCGCCAGCTTCTGGGTCGGCAACGTGCTGCTGCTCGTCCTCAACATCCCCTTCATCGGCCTTTGGGTGCGGGTGCTCACCATCCCGTACCGGGTGCTCTATCCGGCGATGCTCTTCTTCATCTGCGTCGGGGTCTACAGCGTGAACAACTCCGTGTTCGACGTGTACGTCGCCATGGGGTTCGGGGTGATCGGCTATCTGCTGATGCTGTACAATTTCCCGATCGCGCCGCTGCTCTTGGGCTACATTCTCGGCCCGCTGATGGAACAGCACCTGCGCCGCACGCTGCTGATCTCACGCGGCGACATCCTGGTCTTCCTCGAGCGGCCGGTCAGTGCGGCGCTCATCGGACTGACGCTGGCGATCCTGGTCTGGATGGCCGTCTCACAGGCCAGAAAGCACAGCGCCAAGCGCGCGATGCTCACGCGTCCCAACGGCTGA
- a CDS encoding metal ABC transporter substrate-binding protein translates to MHDCARWLAAAGVIVAMAGPAAAADRMKVVTTFTVLADMARNVAGDAADVVSITKPGAEIHGYQPTPRDIVGASDADLILWNGLNLERWFEQFLANLGDVPSVTLSDGIEPIPIAAGSYEGRANPHAWMGLANALHYVDNIRDAFVAQDPDNAATYEANAAAYKDEISATLTPLRDALAAVPEDKRWLVTCEGAFSYLARDFGLQELYLWPINADQIGTPQQVRAVIDGVREHEIPVVFCESTVNTAPAEQVARETGSRYGGVLYVDSLSTADGPVPTYLDLLRVTSETIVDGLTAARP, encoded by the coding sequence ATGCACGATTGTGCGCGGTGGCTGGCTGCGGCCGGGGTGATCGTCGCGATGGCCGGACCCGCCGCCGCGGCCGACCGGATGAAGGTCGTCACGACCTTCACCGTCCTCGCCGACATGGCCCGGAACGTCGCCGGGGATGCGGCCGACGTCGTCTCCATCACCAAGCCCGGCGCCGAGATCCACGGCTACCAGCCCACCCCGCGTGATATCGTCGGCGCCTCGGACGCCGACCTGATCCTGTGGAACGGCCTCAACCTCGAGCGCTGGTTCGAGCAGTTCCTCGCCAATCTCGGCGACGTGCCGTCGGTCACGCTGTCGGACGGGATCGAGCCGATCCCCATCGCCGCGGGTTCCTACGAGGGGCGGGCCAATCCGCACGCCTGGATGGGCCTCGCGAACGCTCTCCACTATGTGGATAATATCCGCGACGCCTTCGTCGCTCAGGACCCGGACAACGCCGCCACCTACGAAGCCAACGCCGCCGCCTACAAGGACGAGATCAGCGCCACCCTCACCCCCCTGCGCGACGCGCTGGCGGCGGTGCCCGAGGACAAACGCTGGCTCGTCACCTGCGAGGGCGCGTTTAGCTACCTGGCGCGTGACTTCGGCCTCCAGGAGCTCTACCTCTGGCCGATCAACGCCGATCAGATCGGCACCCCGCAGCAGGTCCGCGCGGTGATCGACGGGGTGCGCGAACACGAGATCCCCGTGGTCTTTTGCGAAAGCACGGTCAATACTGCACCTGCCGAGCAGGTCGCGCGGGAGACGGGTAGCCGATACGGCGGCGTCCTCTACGTAGACTCGTTATCGACGGCCGATGGACCGGTGCCCACCTACCTCGACCTCCTGCGCGTGACGTCCGAGACCATCGTCGACGGTCTCACCGCGGCCAGGCCATGA
- a CDS encoding metal ABC transporter permease produces MAFLATLAEPFSYGYMTNAMWVSAMVGGVCAFLSAYLMLKGWSLIGDALSHSVVPGVAGAYILGLPFAIGAFLAGGLAATAMLFLSNRSGLKVDTIIGLIFTAFFGLGLFMVSLNPMAVSIQTITMGNILAITPEDTLQLVVIGAVSLAVLLLKWKDLMVVFFDENHARSIGLRPGLLKGVFFVLLSAATVAAMQTVGAFLVIAMVVTPGATAYLLCDRFPRLIVVSVTIGAVTSFVGAYASYFLNGATGGIIVSLQTLVFLAVFLGAPKHGLLAARRKAAAALEPERPAPAPAAPVVAESRP; encoded by the coding sequence ATGGCCTTCCTCGCCACGCTCGCCGAGCCCTTCTCCTACGGCTACATGACGAACGCCATGTGGGTCTCGGCGATGGTCGGCGGGGTCTGTGCCTTCCTGTCGGCCTACCTGATGCTCAAGGGCTGGTCGCTCATCGGCGACGCGCTCTCGCACTCCGTGGTGCCGGGCGTCGCCGGGGCGTACATCCTGGGCCTGCCGTTCGCCATCGGCGCCTTCCTGGCGGGTGGGCTGGCGGCGACGGCGATGCTCTTCCTGTCCAACCGCTCCGGCCTCAAGGTCGACACCATCATCGGCCTCATCTTCACCGCCTTCTTCGGGCTCGGCCTCTTCATGGTGTCGCTCAACCCGATGGCGGTCTCGATCCAGACCATCACCATGGGCAACATCCTGGCGATCACGCCGGAGGACACCCTGCAACTCGTCGTCATCGGCGCCGTCTCGCTGGCGGTTCTCCTATTGAAGTGGAAGGACCTCATGGTCGTCTTCTTCGACGAGAACCACGCCCGCTCCATCGGCCTGCGGCCGGGCCTTCTCAAGGGGGTCTTCTTCGTCCTCCTCTCGGCTGCCACCGTCGCCGCCATGCAGACGGTGGGTGCCTTCCTGGTCATCGCCATGGTGGTGACGCCGGGCGCCACCGCCTACCTCCTGTGCGATCGCTTCCCGCGGCTCATCGTGGTGTCGGTCACGATCGGCGCGGTGACGAGTTTCGTCGGCGCCTATGCCAGCTACTTCCTGAACGGGGCGACCGGCGGCATCATCGTCTCGCTTCAGACGCTGGTGTTCCTCGCGGTTTTCCTCGGCGCGCCCAAGCACGGCCTGCTCGCCGCCCGCCGCAAGGCCGCCGCGGCACTGGAGCCGGAGCGCCCCGCGCCGGCGCCCGCGGCGCCCGTGGTCGCGGAGAGCCGCCCGTGA
- a CDS encoding xanthine dehydrogenase family protein molybdopterin-binding subunit, whose translation MADRTGRIEDVRFITGRGRYTADIAEPAALHVVFVRAPLASARIAAVDVAAAAAMPGVSAVLTAADLAADGVKPVQAPLNVTGPDGTVWGAVERPLLVGDRVRFVGEPVAMVVAASRMAAMDAAEAVDVTYADEAAVTTIPDARADGAPLVFETRPGNVGFVWAHGDRAAADAAIAAAAHRVTLTTHVTRVAPMAMEPRNAMARPEGERWAMYVSHQAPQAFRGTLAGAFGLAPEDIRVVAADVGGSFGMKMGPMREEMLVLYAARKLGVAARWVADRTEDFLTDEAGRDILMHITLGLDADGVFTGLAVDMEANLGAYATGRSQPPLFNIGGIAGVYRTPVIAATVTGVLTHTAPVSAYRGAGRPEATLAIERAVDKAARELGIDPVELRRRNLIQPGEMPWVSPFIFNYDCGDFPTVLAEGADFADLAGFPERRRQSEARGKLRGLGVAMCIEAAGGPYGRTSPDYSDVIVGEDGRIVLTGGAFSAGQGLETAMIDLAAGALGLSPGDFRYVQGDTDDVPKGKGMGGSSAMISCGSAALEAARDLIEKATKKAADRLEVAEVDVEYEAGSFRVVGTDRTVSLAQLGADAAAAGERLAGNGAFQPQEATFPNGFHVCEVEVDPDTGETRIVGYSAVEDIGRVLNPQLASGQIHGGVVQGLGQILQEDVVYSPGDGQLLSASLMDYSVPRADDMPTVRTAFCAVETALNPLKVKGVGEAGSVGAVAAGLNAVNDALAQRGVPSFDMPATPSRVWEALHKAQGVR comes from the coding sequence ATGGCAGATCGTACCGGGCGCATCGAGGATGTGCGCTTCATCACCGGCCGCGGCCGTTACACCGCAGACATCGCCGAGCCCGCCGCGCTGCACGTCGTCTTCGTGCGTGCTCCGCTGGCGTCGGCGCGGATCGCGGCGGTCGACGTCGCGGCCGCGGCGGCGATGCCGGGCGTGTCCGCGGTGCTGACGGCGGCGGACCTCGCCGCGGACGGGGTGAAACCCGTGCAGGCACCGCTCAACGTCACCGGTCCGGACGGCACGGTGTGGGGCGCGGTCGAGCGGCCCCTCCTGGTGGGCGACCGGGTGCGCTTCGTCGGCGAGCCGGTGGCGATGGTGGTCGCCGCCTCGCGCATGGCGGCGATGGACGCGGCCGAAGCGGTCGACGTCACCTATGCCGACGAGGCCGCGGTGACGACGATCCCCGACGCGCGCGCCGACGGCGCCCCGCTGGTGTTCGAGACGCGCCCCGGCAACGTCGGCTTCGTGTGGGCGCACGGCGACCGGGCGGCCGCCGACGCCGCCATCGCCGCCGCCGCGCACCGGGTGACGCTCACCACCCACGTCACCCGCGTCGCGCCGATGGCGATGGAGCCGCGCAACGCCATGGCCCGGCCGGAGGGCGAGCGCTGGGCGATGTACGTCAGCCACCAGGCCCCGCAGGCCTTCCGCGGCACGCTGGCGGGCGCCTTCGGCCTGGCGCCCGAGGATATCCGCGTGGTCGCCGCCGACGTCGGCGGCTCGTTCGGCATGAAGATGGGGCCGATGCGTGAGGAGATGCTCGTCCTCTACGCCGCGCGCAAGCTGGGCGTCGCCGCGCGCTGGGTCGCCGACCGGACCGAGGACTTCCTCACCGACGAGGCCGGCCGCGACATCCTCATGCACATCACCCTGGGGCTCGACGCGGACGGCGTCTTCACCGGCCTTGCGGTCGACATGGAGGCCAACCTCGGCGCCTATGCCACCGGCCGCTCGCAGCCGCCGCTCTTCAACATCGGCGGCATCGCCGGCGTCTACCGCACGCCGGTCATCGCCGCGACCGTCACCGGGGTTCTGACCCACACCGCGCCCGTCTCGGCCTATCGGGGGGCGGGGCGGCCGGAGGCGACGCTCGCCATCGAGCGTGCGGTCGACAAGGCGGCGCGCGAGCTCGGCATCGACCCGGTGGAATTGCGCCGGCGCAACCTCATCCAGCCGGGCGAGATGCCCTGGGTGTCGCCCTTCATCTTCAACTACGACTGCGGCGACTTCCCCACCGTGCTCGCCGAGGGCGCCGACTTCGCCGACCTCGCCGGCTTCCCCGAGCGGCGCCGCCAGTCCGAGGCGCGCGGCAAGCTGCGCGGTCTCGGCGTCGCCATGTGCATCGAGGCCGCCGGCGGTCCCTACGGGCGCACCTCGCCCGACTATTCGGACGTGATCGTTGGGGAGGACGGGCGCATCGTCCTCACCGGCGGAGCCTTCAGCGCCGGGCAGGGGCTGGAGACGGCGATGATCGACCTCGCCGCCGGCGCGCTCGGCCTGTCGCCGGGCGACTTCCGCTACGTCCAGGGGGATACCGACGACGTGCCCAAGGGCAAGGGCATGGGCGGCTCCTCGGCGATGATCTCGTGCGGCTCGGCCGCCCTGGAGGCCGCGCGCGACCTCATCGAGAAGGCCACGAAGAAGGCCGCCGATAGGCTGGAGGTCGCCGAGGTCGACGTCGAGTACGAGGCCGGCAGCTTCCGCGTCGTCGGGACCGACCGCACGGTGAGCCTCGCCCAGCTGGGTGCGGACGCGGCGGCGGCGGGCGAGCGGCTTGCCGGCAACGGCGCCTTCCAGCCGCAGGAGGCGACCTTCCCCAACGGCTTCCACGTCTGCGAGGTGGAGGTCGACCCGGACACCGGCGAGACCCGCATCGTCGGCTACAGCGCGGTCGAGGACATCGGCCGGGTGCTGAACCCGCAGCTCGCCTCGGGCCAGATCCACGGCGGCGTGGTGCAGGGCCTCGGACAGATCCTGCAGGAGGACGTGGTCTATTCTCCCGGCGACGGGCAGCTCCTGTCGGCCAGCCTGATGGACTATTCCGTCCCCCGCGCCGACGACATGCCCACCGTGCGCACCGCCTTCTGCGCGGTCGAGACGGCGCTCAACCCGCTCAAGGTCAAGGGCGTCGGCGAGGCGGGTTCGGTCGGCGCCGTCGCGGCCGGGCTCAACGCCGTCAACGACGCGCTCGCCCAGCGCGGCGTCCCCTCGTTCGACATGCCGGCGACCCCGTCACGGGTGTGGGAGGCGCTCCACAAGGCACAGGGTGTGCGATGA
- a CDS encoding SDR family oxidoreductase, with translation MELGLKDLRVLVTAGAAGIGLETARAFREEGAKVHICDVDTAALAEVAASDPELTQSVCDVANRDAVDALFRDALGALGGLDVLINNAGIAGPTAYVDEIEPTDWDRTVEVCLTGQFNCTRLAVPHLKQSSNALIVNLSSAAGKFGFGLRTPYAAAKWGVVGFTKSLAVELGPFGIRCNAILPGLVAGPRIQRVFEGKARAKNVAAKEIEAQALAMNSLRTFVTARQMADQMLFLASERGRTISGQAISIDGDTQSLM, from the coding sequence ATGGAGCTTGGATTGAAGGACTTGCGCGTGCTGGTGACGGCGGGCGCGGCCGGCATCGGCCTCGAGACCGCGCGGGCGTTCCGTGAGGAGGGGGCGAAGGTCCACATCTGCGACGTCGACACCGCCGCCCTCGCCGAGGTCGCCGCGAGCGACCCCGAGTTGACGCAGAGCGTGTGCGACGTCGCAAATCGCGACGCCGTCGATGCGCTCTTCCGCGATGCGCTGGGCGCGCTCGGCGGGCTCGACGTGCTCATCAACAACGCCGGCATCGCCGGGCCGACGGCCTATGTCGACGAGATCGAGCCGACGGACTGGGACCGCACCGTCGAGGTCTGCCTCACGGGGCAGTTCAACTGCACGCGCCTCGCGGTGCCGCACCTCAAGCAGTCGTCCAACGCGCTGATCGTCAATCTGTCGTCGGCGGCGGGCAAGTTCGGCTTCGGCCTGCGCACGCCCTATGCGGCGGCCAAGTGGGGCGTCGTCGGCTTCACCAAGTCGCTGGCGGTGGAGCTGGGGCCGTTCGGCATCCGCTGCAACGCGATCCTGCCGGGCCTCGTCGCCGGCCCGCGCATCCAGCGCGTGTTCGAGGGCAAGGCGCGGGCGAAGAACGTCGCCGCCAAGGAGATCGAGGCGCAGGCACTGGCGATGAACTCGCTGCGTACCTTCGTCACCGCGCGGCAGATGGCCGATCAGATGCTCTTCCTCGCTTCGGAGCGCGGGCGTACCATCTCGGGACAGGCGATCTCGATCGATGGCGACACCCAGTCGCTGATGTAA